From one Idiomarina sp. X4 genomic stretch:
- a CDS encoding glycosyltransferase family 2 protein yields the protein MAEQNSLPKVSVYLITLNEGRHLDEVLSSVKGADEVVLVDSGSTDDTLDIAEKHGARIIHQEWLGYAKQKAFALEQCKNDWVINLDGDEVLPDGAFETIQHRIAKGDINGIYLAHDDIFMGHSLPGHRHHRFRRVYRKSKSHWNTSTKVHEHIEVEPPLTHLPIDVKHYGYDSAHGYMDKLNKYSLLKAKQREERGRHCSLARVLLIFPLMFIKFYFIRRMFLAGWRGFIKANIDAFHFFLTEAKLYERAYRRKRGDDVEKSER from the coding sequence ATGGCAGAGCAAAATAGCTTACCGAAAGTAAGTGTTTACTTAATAACACTCAACGAGGGTCGTCATTTAGATGAAGTTCTCAGCAGTGTCAAAGGCGCCGACGAGGTCGTTTTAGTCGACTCAGGCTCCACCGACGATACGCTCGACATTGCCGAAAAGCATGGCGCGAGAATTATTCATCAGGAGTGGCTAGGCTATGCAAAACAAAAGGCCTTTGCTTTAGAGCAATGTAAAAATGATTGGGTCATCAACTTAGATGGTGACGAAGTGTTGCCGGATGGCGCTTTTGAAACCATTCAGCATCGCATCGCGAAAGGTGACATTAATGGTATCTATTTAGCGCATGACGATATCTTTATGGGGCACTCTCTGCCTGGGCATCGCCACCATCGTTTTCGCCGAGTTTACCGAAAGTCTAAGTCTCACTGGAATACATCGACAAAAGTCCATGAGCACATAGAAGTGGAGCCCCCTCTGACCCATTTGCCCATTGATGTTAAGCATTACGGCTACGACTCCGCACATGGCTACATGGATAAGCTGAACAAATATTCACTGCTGAAAGCAAAGCAGCGGGAAGAAAGGGGGCGTCACTGCAGCTTAGCTCGGGTATTACTGATATTCCCGCTGATGTTCATCAAGTTCTACTTTATACGCCGCATGTTTTTAGCCGGCTGGCGAGGTTTCATTAAAGCCAATATTGATGCTTTTCACTTTTTCCTCACAGAAGCGAAGCTTTATGAACGTGCCTACAGACGTAAGCGCGGCGATGATGTCGAGAAGTCTGAGCGCTAA
- a CDS encoding TonB-dependent receptor domain-containing protein gives MVKLVSKRVKQPYIGPDYSSQANELQNDTTQFQFNAEYLKGDHLIQAGYDYTSVDVYNLFAEATLGAWEFDSIEDFRNQVASGFEYKNHPSGNVDNVAAIFTQGTHSIYLQDTWTPTWDLEITYGVRYEQIFADNQPRLNDRFVQRYQFANTENLDGVDIILPRVGFKWNFADDMTLRGGVGKYSGGRPNVWISNAYTNDGIGAVNFDPSSVDSSVYLENVDLANVPQEVVDSLVAGDGIVTPIDPNFELPSEWRSSLAIDWNGADLGYLGEDWFLSAEFIYGKKQDDVAWTDLSRRTLLDENGNPVTTSAGRPIYVADDPLDNHVPSEIGDDNGISRYDLMLTNGRSGDSKILTLTAGKAWDNGLSFNTSYTHQDVTEAFAGGSSTAWSNYRYTPTVDAENVLVNTAGYEVEHRFVANLSYTTQLMDGYDSSFTLFWERYSGRPYSYVLDTYGNSVFGDAGNLARPRYLPYIPTGPDDSNVEYTDGLTYEQLLPLLQEAGLDQYAGGFAPMNEFRGPWNTTLDFNYTQELPGFMDEHKFTLFFDVRNILALIDEDSAQQHYLFNGSPTTQFVKGDINPETGNVVYGRPYAGYDTSAPTSYLPERSTWQAKIGIRYTF, from the coding sequence ATGGTCAAGCTCGTATCGAAACGGGTGAAGCAGCCGTATATCGGTCCAGATTATTCTAGCCAAGCGAATGAATTGCAAAATGACACCACTCAGTTCCAGTTTAATGCTGAATACTTGAAGGGTGATCACCTGATTCAGGCTGGTTACGACTACACTAGCGTTGATGTTTACAACTTATTCGCTGAAGCAACTCTGGGTGCCTGGGAATTTGACTCAATTGAAGACTTCCGTAATCAAGTGGCTTCTGGCTTTGAATACAAAAACCACCCGTCAGGTAATGTAGATAACGTTGCGGCGATATTCACTCAAGGCACTCATTCTATTTACTTACAAGATACCTGGACGCCAACTTGGGATCTGGAAATTACCTACGGTGTTCGTTACGAGCAAATTTTTGCTGATAATCAGCCTCGTTTGAATGACCGTTTTGTTCAGCGTTACCAGTTTGCTAACACTGAGAACCTGGATGGCGTTGATATTATCTTGCCTCGTGTCGGGTTTAAGTGGAACTTTGCTGACGATATGACCCTTCGCGGTGGTGTTGGTAAATACAGCGGTGGTCGACCTAATGTATGGATATCAAACGCTTATACTAACGATGGTATCGGTGCAGTCAACTTTGATCCGAGCTCTGTAGATTCATCTGTTTACTTAGAAAATGTTGATTTAGCTAATGTTCCTCAGGAAGTTGTTGATTCATTAGTGGCAGGTGACGGCATCGTCACACCAATCGACCCTAACTTCGAGTTACCATCTGAGTGGCGTTCTAGTTTAGCTATTGACTGGAACGGTGCTGACTTAGGCTACTTAGGTGAAGACTGGTTCTTAAGTGCTGAATTCATCTATGGTAAGAAGCAGGATGATGTAGCCTGGACTGATTTAAGTCGTCGCACCTTATTAGATGAAAATGGTAACCCAGTTACTACCTCGGCTGGTCGACCAATTTATGTGGCAGATGACCCGCTAGATAACCATGTTCCGTCTGAGATTGGTGACGACAACGGCATCTCTCGCTACGACCTGATGCTGACTAACGGACGTTCTGGTGATAGCAAAATATTGACGTTGACCGCAGGTAAAGCCTGGGATAACGGTCTTAGCTTTAATACTAGCTATACTCACCAAGACGTGACTGAAGCATTTGCTGGTGGCTCATCAACGGCTTGGTCAAACTACCGTTACACGCCAACAGTTGATGCCGAAAATGTTCTTGTAAACACGGCAGGCTATGAAGTCGAGCACCGTTTTGTGGCTAACCTAAGTTACACCACTCAGTTAATGGACGGTTATGACTCAAGCTTTACGTTATTCTGGGAGAGATACTCAGGACGTCCATATAGCTACGTATTGGATACTTATGGTAACTCCGTCTTCGGTGACGCAGGAAACTTAGCTCGTCCTCGTTATCTGCCATATATTCCGACTGGTCCGGATGACAGTAATGTAGAGTATACTGATGGCTTAACTTATGAGCAGTTACTGCCGTTACTACAAGAAGCTGGTTTAGACCAATACGCAGGTGGCTTCGCGCCAATGAATGAATTCCGTGGTCCTTGGAATACAACTCTAGACTTTAACTATACTCAAGAGTTACCAGGATTTATGGATGAGCATAAGTTTACTTTGTTCTTTGATGTAAGAAACATTCTTGCGTTAATCGATGAAGATTCTGCTCAGCAGCACTACCTGTTTAATGGTAGCCCAACAACTCAATTCGTTAAGGGTGATATTAATCCTGAAACGGGTAATGTTGTCTATGGTCGCCCATACGCTGGTTATGATACGTCAGCACCGACATCATACTTACCAGAGCGTTCAACTTGGCAGGCGAAGATAGGTATCCGTTATACCTTCTAA
- a CDS encoding glycosyltransferase family 25 protein, which yields MRQLDLDYERVPAVDGRATSTAEVNAVYSHKQNVERYNYDLTQGEIACYMSHRKAWKKLLDSDHPAAIILEDDIVLSPAFADLHHAVAGIASSKYANWDIIKLAQPFKPKESTPLDAFGDFTLVDYEKPPMGACGYLISRQGAKKMLSRTPFFRPVDVDMQWQWETGAHVLGLLPYTVDNSHTHESDIFSVANRHEAKRRGWVRLKEQWRFFWQNRRYHKRRQRP from the coding sequence ATGCGGCAGCTCGATCTTGATTATGAACGCGTTCCGGCTGTTGACGGACGAGCGACTTCTACAGCAGAAGTCAACGCCGTGTATAGCCATAAACAAAACGTTGAGCGCTACAATTATGATTTAACGCAAGGTGAAATTGCCTGCTATATGAGCCACCGAAAGGCCTGGAAAAAGCTCCTGGACAGTGACCATCCAGCCGCCATCATACTCGAAGACGATATTGTTCTGAGTCCAGCGTTTGCCGACCTGCATCATGCGGTGGCCGGCATAGCGAGCAGCAAATACGCGAATTGGGACATTATAAAATTAGCTCAACCCTTCAAACCCAAAGAGTCAACTCCGCTCGATGCTTTTGGTGATTTCACACTGGTCGATTATGAAAAGCCCCCTATGGGCGCTTGCGGCTATTTAATAAGCCGACAAGGTGCAAAGAAAATGTTGTCTCGCACACCGTTTTTTCGGCCGGTCGATGTTGATATGCAGTGGCAATGGGAAACTGGCGCTCACGTTCTGGGCTTACTTCCTTACACTGTGGATAACAGCCACACGCACGAAAGTGATATTTTTAGTGTCGCCAATAGACACGAAGCAAAACGCCGGGGATGGGTTCGTTTGAAAGAGCAATGGCGGTTCTTCTGGCAGAACCGCCGTTACCACAAAAGAAGACAGAGACCTTAG
- the ung gene encoding uracil-DNA glycosylase, with amino-acid sequence MPWSDLLAEEKQKPYFKELWQRVEQARQQAVVYPPKEEVFNALKLTEPEQVKVVILGQDPYHGPGQAHGLSFSVKEGVKFPPSLRNMFKAISIDYPNTVLPQHGDLTGWAEQGVLLLNTVLTVEQGNAHSHASWGWETFTDTVIKKVSEATEHVVFLLWGSHAQKKIPLIDGTKHCILTAPHPSPLSAHRGFFDANHFKKANDYLQQHGRQPIKWA; translated from the coding sequence ATGCCCTGGAGCGACTTACTCGCTGAGGAAAAACAAAAGCCGTATTTCAAAGAGCTGTGGCAACGTGTTGAGCAGGCGCGTCAGCAGGCGGTGGTTTACCCTCCAAAGGAAGAAGTATTCAATGCGCTGAAGCTGACCGAACCCGAACAGGTCAAAGTGGTTATTCTGGGGCAGGACCCATATCACGGACCCGGTCAGGCGCATGGGCTGAGCTTTTCGGTGAAAGAAGGCGTGAAGTTCCCGCCGTCTCTGCGCAATATGTTTAAGGCAATTTCTATTGACTACCCCAACACCGTATTACCTCAGCATGGCGACTTGACAGGATGGGCAGAGCAGGGCGTGTTGCTATTAAATACGGTGCTCACAGTCGAACAAGGGAATGCGCACAGTCACGCCAGCTGGGGCTGGGAAACCTTTACCGATACCGTGATAAAAAAAGTGTCTGAAGCAACAGAGCACGTGGTGTTTTTGCTGTGGGGCTCACATGCGCAGAAAAAAATTCCGCTAATTGATGGCACTAAACACTGCATTCTGACCGCACCGCATCCGTCGCCTTTGTCAGCGCATCGCGGCTTTTTTGATGCAAACCACTTCAAAAAAGCCAACGACTATTTGCAGCAACATGGCCGACAGCCCATAAAATGGGCGTAA
- a CDS encoding Na+/H+ antiporter NhaC family protein, translated as MELSWTSLLPSLLAIIFAIITRKVLLALIGGIILANVLLFWPAPESIAYGTLDSTWETLVDPGNMLVWFFTLGIGALFGVLEKGGTFKQFVLKLERKQWIESKRRARFMTWVLGVIVFIESNVTIMISGTTSRPIYDRLGISREKLAYIVDSTCAAICILIPLNAWGAFNLTLISKQGVEQPLMVFIQSIAFNFYAIFAVLLALFVALFDWNIGPMKTFEKNAVPDQVSKNTWGDGPDENVSFGKGTAVVLTSLISLVVMVPVMLLVTGDGVLVEGDGTLSVFIAIYIALGIASIGTLLTQPVNLKDIAEYLLKGAWNILPLAVILWLSIALGGLTRDLGTGQFLASVLDGSVSLWMLLPLIFVLSAITGFSIGSSWGTFAIMLPLAIPLAMTLGLPPAPFIAAAISGGIFGDHASPISDTTIIASMASGVEHIDHVRTQLPYALLAGVGATLAYAVTGLLM; from the coding sequence ATGGAACTGAGCTGGACGAGCCTTTTACCTTCCTTACTGGCAATCATCTTTGCCATTATTACCCGAAAAGTGTTGTTAGCCCTTATTGGCGGCATCATTCTGGCGAATGTTCTGTTGTTTTGGCCGGCCCCGGAAAGCATTGCCTATGGCACGCTCGACAGCACCTGGGAAACCCTCGTAGACCCCGGCAATATGCTGGTGTGGTTTTTCACGCTGGGTATTGGTGCGTTATTTGGTGTTTTGGAAAAGGGCGGTACTTTTAAACAATTCGTCCTCAAACTCGAGCGCAAGCAATGGATAGAAAGCAAGCGTCGGGCACGTTTTATGACCTGGGTACTTGGCGTTATTGTGTTTATTGAGTCTAACGTCACCATTATGATTTCAGGTACTACCTCCCGACCTATTTATGATCGACTGGGAATTTCTCGCGAGAAACTTGCCTATATTGTTGACTCGACCTGCGCGGCCATTTGTATTCTTATTCCACTCAATGCCTGGGGCGCATTTAACTTAACGCTGATTTCAAAGCAGGGTGTTGAGCAACCGTTAATGGTGTTCATTCAGTCTATTGCCTTTAATTTCTACGCCATATTTGCGGTTTTGCTGGCGCTTTTTGTCGCTCTGTTCGACTGGAATATCGGGCCAATGAAAACCTTTGAGAAAAATGCGGTGCCCGATCAAGTCTCGAAAAACACCTGGGGTGATGGCCCCGATGAAAACGTCAGCTTTGGTAAAGGAACGGCGGTGGTGCTGACCAGCCTTATTTCGTTAGTGGTTATGGTGCCGGTTATGTTGCTGGTGACCGGGGACGGCGTCCTGGTTGAAGGTGACGGCACGTTGAGTGTCTTCATTGCCATCTACATTGCACTCGGCATAGCGAGTATTGGCACACTGCTGACGCAACCGGTGAATTTAAAAGACATTGCTGAGTACCTTCTCAAAGGGGCGTGGAATATACTGCCGCTGGCGGTTATTTTATGGCTATCAATCGCGCTTGGCGGACTGACACGAGACTTAGGTACGGGTCAGTTCCTGGCATCGGTGCTCGACGGTTCGGTGTCACTGTGGATGCTCTTGCCGCTTATTTTTGTATTGTCGGCGATTACCGGTTTTTCTATCGGTTCAAGCTGGGGCACGTTTGCTATTATGTTGCCGTTGGCTATCCCTCTGGCGATGACGCTCGGTTTGCCGCCCGCACCGTTTATTGCGGCTGCCATTTCCGGCGGTATTTTCGGAGACCACGCATCGCCTATATCAGACACCACCATTATTGCGTCTATGGCATCAGGGGTCGAGCATATTGACCATGTTAGAACACAACTGCCGTACGCATTATTGGCGGGGGTAGGCGCAACCTTGGCGTACGCCGTCACGGGGCTGTTGATGTAA
- a CDS encoding endonuclease/exonuclease/phosphatase family protein, which translates to MVTSFSALAGSGKGEPETVRIATFNVSMDASNYLAEETLPTLERSPLPDVLQANNEQVRGIAEILQRVRPDVVLLNEFDYIDKAVGIDVFRSDYLEVSQNGQAVIEYPYAYTAPVNTGVPSPFDLNRDGEATGSGDDAWAFGWYPGQYGMVILSKYPLMADNARTFQHFLWKDMPGRHIPYVHNADKQPTSEPWFSDEAMAQFPLSSKSHWDVPVKIGDRVIHLLAAHPVPPVFDGPENRNGMRNYDEIRLFADYLTPGRDNYLYDDNGVRGGLSEDASFVILGDMNAQAGAGGVDGAIEQLLEHPRVNDVKPQSQGGKLHSPDIDGSQFHTAAWRKRVDYALPSGDLVVKNAGVFWPINGEPGADMMKKRKASSDHRLVWIDIVK; encoded by the coding sequence ATGGTCACTTCTTTTTCTGCATTAGCGGGTTCGGGCAAAGGCGAACCAGAGACGGTTCGTATTGCAACCTTTAATGTCAGTATGGATGCTTCTAACTATTTGGCAGAAGAGACTCTGCCCACTTTAGAACGTTCCCCGCTTCCTGACGTTCTTCAGGCCAACAATGAACAAGTTCGCGGTATTGCTGAAATATTGCAGCGTGTGCGCCCCGATGTAGTCTTGCTGAACGAATTTGATTACATCGATAAAGCCGTTGGTATTGATGTTTTTCGCAGTGACTATTTAGAAGTCTCGCAAAATGGTCAGGCTGTCATTGAGTATCCTTATGCTTATACCGCTCCGGTTAATACAGGCGTGCCCTCTCCTTTTGACTTAAACCGCGATGGTGAAGCGACGGGTTCGGGTGATGATGCCTGGGCCTTTGGCTGGTACCCAGGCCAGTATGGGATGGTGATTTTGTCAAAGTATCCTTTAATGGCCGACAACGCGCGTACTTTCCAGCACTTTTTATGGAAAGATATGCCCGGTCGTCATATTCCTTATGTTCATAACGCCGACAAGCAACCGACTTCTGAGCCTTGGTTTTCTGACGAAGCAATGGCGCAGTTCCCTCTCAGCTCTAAGTCGCACTGGGATGTGCCGGTAAAAATAGGCGATCGTGTCATTCATCTACTAGCGGCTCACCCAGTGCCGCCGGTTTTTGACGGACCTGAAAACCGTAACGGTATGCGCAACTACGATGAAATTCGTTTATTTGCTGACTACTTAACACCTGGTCGTGACAACTACCTGTATGACGATAATGGCGTGCGTGGCGGGCTTAGTGAAGACGCCAGTTTTGTTATTCTGGGGGATATGAATGCACAGGCAGGCGCAGGTGGTGTCGATGGCGCCATTGAGCAGTTATTGGAGCATCCTCGCGTGAACGATGTGAAGCCTCAAAGTCAGGGAGGCAAACTGCACTCTCCTGATATTGATGGTTCGCAATTTCATACTGCCGCATGGCGCAAGCGTGTTGACTACGCGCTACCGTCTGGCGACTTAGTGGTTAAAAACGCGGGCGTGTTCTGGCCGATTAACGGCGAACCAGGCGCTGATATGATGAAAAAGCGCAAAGCGTCTTCTGACCACCGCCTGGTATGGATAGATATCGTTAAATAA
- a CDS encoding S9 family peptidase has protein sequence MKKWIVAAAALAVSGAAVAQEKLALEDVFTLEYASSPTIHPSGEWSVFVRQSMDIQNDRKVGRLWSVLPDGDIRPLTGEQGSESQPVWSPDGKRLAYVSTETGSPQIHIYWVDSGESAAITQLTKAPSGLSWSPDGTQIAFSMFTPKPEPAPVSLPGKPDGANWTTPPKYIDKDNYRYDGGGYAEDGHQQIYVIPATGGSPRQLTEDQFNHGGNLAWSADGKHIFFSANRREDAFRQPVNSEIYRLTVASKDISAVTDRNGPDGSPKVSPNGEKIAYTGYDDEKMSYQITKLYVMNTDGSDIKTLTPDLDRSVSGFAWDSDSEGIYFTYDDNGVGQLARTDLSGEHTHLTDRVGGLSYSRPYGGGDFSVANNDNIAFTISNPMRPAELALWKDGNVQQVTRLNEDALGHKQLAKVEEIRYKSSVDGRELQGWIAYPPNFDKDKDYPLMLEIHGGPHTNYGPRFAAEIQLFAAAGYVVLYTNPRGSTSYGADFANEIHHNYPSDDYNDLMDGVDAVIEKGFIDEDELFVTGGSGGGVLTAWIVGHTDRFKAAVVAKPVINWYSFVLTADMYNFFYQYWFPGLPWNNMEHYMERSPISYVDNVTTPTMLLTGENDYRTPMSETEQYYQALKLKGVDTAMVRIQDSGHGIYARPSNLMNKVAYILHWFEKYKDKED, from the coding sequence ATGAAAAAGTGGATAGTTGCAGCAGCGGCTCTGGCTGTATCAGGTGCCGCAGTCGCGCAGGAAAAACTGGCGTTAGAAGACGTATTCACTCTGGAGTACGCATCGTCACCGACCATTCACCCAAGTGGCGAGTGGAGCGTATTTGTCCGTCAGTCTATGGACATACAAAACGACCGTAAAGTAGGGCGCTTATGGAGTGTCTTACCTGACGGTGATATTCGTCCATTAACCGGTGAGCAAGGCAGTGAAAGCCAACCCGTATGGTCGCCAGACGGCAAACGGCTAGCCTATGTCTCGACAGAAACAGGCAGCCCGCAAATTCATATCTACTGGGTGGATTCTGGTGAAAGCGCCGCCATTACTCAGTTAACCAAAGCACCTTCCGGTTTGAGTTGGTCGCCCGATGGCACTCAAATCGCATTTTCAATGTTTACGCCAAAGCCTGAACCTGCTCCGGTCAGTTTGCCGGGGAAACCCGATGGGGCCAACTGGACCACACCACCAAAATATATCGATAAAGACAATTACCGCTATGACGGCGGCGGCTACGCAGAAGATGGCCACCAACAAATTTATGTGATACCGGCCACCGGCGGATCTCCACGTCAATTAACGGAAGACCAATTTAACCATGGTGGTAACTTGGCCTGGTCTGCAGATGGAAAGCATATTTTCTTCTCAGCGAATCGTCGCGAAGACGCGTTTCGCCAACCAGTCAATAGTGAAATTTACCGGTTGACCGTTGCCAGTAAAGACATCTCGGCCGTCACAGACAGAAACGGCCCGGACGGTTCACCTAAAGTGTCACCAAACGGAGAGAAAATTGCGTATACCGGCTATGACGATGAGAAAATGAGCTACCAGATCACCAAGCTCTACGTCATGAACACCGACGGGTCTGACATAAAAACATTGACGCCAGACTTAGACCGCAGTGTATCGGGCTTTGCGTGGGACTCTGACAGCGAGGGCATTTACTTTACCTATGACGACAACGGCGTCGGTCAGTTGGCCCGAACCGACTTAAGCGGTGAACACACACATTTGACTGACCGCGTGGGCGGTCTGTCTTACAGTCGACCTTATGGCGGCGGCGACTTTAGCGTTGCGAACAATGACAACATTGCCTTCACTATTTCAAACCCAATGCGCCCGGCAGAGCTGGCACTATGGAAAGACGGCAACGTACAGCAAGTCACTCGCTTAAACGAAGATGCGCTGGGACATAAGCAGCTCGCGAAAGTAGAAGAAATTCGCTATAAATCGAGTGTGGATGGCAGAGAGCTACAAGGCTGGATTGCCTACCCACCGAACTTCGACAAAGACAAAGACTATCCGTTGATGCTGGAAATTCATGGTGGTCCACATACTAACTATGGGCCGCGTTTTGCTGCCGAAATACAGCTCTTCGCAGCGGCGGGGTATGTGGTGCTTTATACCAACCCGCGAGGCAGCACCAGCTACGGCGCTGACTTTGCCAATGAAATTCATCACAACTACCCAAGCGATGATTACAACGACTTGATGGATGGCGTTGATGCCGTTATAGAAAAAGGCTTCATTGACGAAGATGAGTTGTTTGTTACTGGCGGAAGCGGCGGTGGTGTCTTAACTGCCTGGATTGTTGGTCATACTGATCGCTTCAAGGCAGCTGTTGTCGCTAAGCCGGTTATTAACTGGTACAGCTTCGTGTTAACCGCCGATATGTATAACTTTTTCTATCAATATTGGTTCCCGGGTCTTCCCTGGAATAATATGGAGCACTACATGGAGCGCTCGCCAATCAGTTACGTGGATAACGTGACAACGCCAACCATGCTATTAACCGGTGAGAATGACTACAGAACCCCCATGTCGGAAACCGAGCAGTACTATCAGGCGTTAAAGCTGAAAGGCGTGGACACCGCAATGGTGCGTATCCAGGACTCAGGTCACGGCATTTATGCAAGACCAAGCAACCTGATGAACAAAGTTGCTTATATCTTGCATTGGTTTGAGAAGTATAAGGACAAAGAAGACTAA
- a CDS encoding TonB-dependent receptor, whose protein sequence is MFNSTFKRTALAAALAAVFSGTVYAQDTASAMRGSVVGPQGNGAGGTEVVIRHVPSGSTVTVTTDEDGNFVANGLRVGGPYQVVLDSDVYRDAAYQDIYLQLGSTYRLNAQLEADEMERLQVSGSAINYASLNRGSGSSFGEEQIEKQPTYGRDLKDVLRLNPLATQIGDGSELTVAGNNPKYNSITVDGIGQNDDFGLNNNGYPTQRSPISIDAIEQVSIDVVPFSVKDSNFTGAKINAVTKSGTNEFKGSVFYQYASDSLAGDPEPNRYYPDSTAPELDYEEKTKGFGLGGPIIEDTLFFYVNYEKTEEPQPVARGPEGSTASNFANVSASDVQTIQDIAREVYQVEPGDWNINPVEEDEKVLAKIDWNINNDHRLAVTYQSTEGQQTRNNGGSTGTLTLSSNWYSNTQELKAYSAQLYSNWTSDFSTEIKLSKKEVDNGRVPLLGKNYGQARIETGEAAVYRSRLF, encoded by the coding sequence ATGTTTAACTCTACTTTCAAGCGTACAGCTCTTGCGGCTGCGTTGGCTGCTGTATTCTCTGGCACCGTTTATGCTCAGGACACAGCTTCGGCAATGCGAGGCAGTGTTGTTGGTCCTCAAGGAAATGGTGCCGGCGGCACTGAAGTTGTCATCCGCCATGTGCCGTCTGGCTCAACGGTAACTGTGACGACTGATGAAGATGGTAACTTTGTTGCCAATGGTCTTCGTGTTGGTGGTCCTTACCAAGTTGTCTTAGATTCTGACGTCTATCGTGACGCGGCTTATCAAGACATTTATTTACAGCTTGGCTCAACTTATCGTTTAAACGCTCAATTAGAAGCGGACGAAATGGAGCGCTTACAAGTAAGTGGTTCAGCAATCAATTACGCTAGCTTAAACCGTGGCTCTGGTAGCTCGTTTGGCGAAGAGCAAATTGAGAAGCAACCGACTTATGGTAGAGACTTAAAAGACGTTTTGAGACTTAACCCATTAGCGACTCAAATCGGTGATGGCAGTGAGTTGACGGTTGCAGGTAACAACCCTAAATATAACTCAATCACAGTTGACGGCATTGGTCAGAATGATGATTTTGGTTTGAATAATAACGGTTACCCAACCCAACGTTCTCCAATTTCAATTGATGCAATTGAACAAGTGTCCATCGATGTTGTTCCTTTCAGCGTTAAAGATAGTAACTTTACCGGTGCGAAAATAAATGCGGTAACCAAATCGGGTACCAACGAATTCAAAGGCTCGGTATTTTACCAATATGCCAGCGACAGCTTGGCAGGAGACCCGGAGCCAAACCGTTATTACCCTGACTCAACTGCCCCTGAGTTAGATTATGAAGAGAAAACGAAAGGTTTTGGTCTTGGTGGACCTATCATTGAAGATACTCTTTTCTTCTACGTAAACTATGAAAAGACTGAAGAGCCACAGCCAGTTGCGCGTGGTCCTGAAGGTTCAACGGCGTCGAACTTTGCAAACGTCAGTGCTTCCGATGTTCAGACTATTCAGGACATCGCTCGTGAAGTTTATCAGGTAGAGCCAGGTGACTGGAATATCAACCCGGTAGAAGAAGATGAGAAAGTTCTTGCTAAAATTGACTGGAACATCAATAACGATCACCGTTTAGCGGTAACTTACCAGTCGACTGAAGGACAGCAAACCAGAAATAATGGTGGGAGTACAGGTACGTTAACTCTGAGCTCAAACTGGTACTCAAATACTCAAGAGTTAAAAGCATACTCTGCACAGTTGTACTCTAACTGGACCTCAGACTTCTCAACTGAAATAAAGCTATCTAAAAAAGAAGTCGACAACGGTCGTGTTCCTTTACTGGGCAAAAACTATGGTCAAGCTCGTATCGAAACGGGTGAAGCAGCCGTATATCGGTCCAGATTATTCTAG